One window of Terriglobales bacterium genomic DNA carries:
- the selA gene encoding L-seryl-tRNA(Sec) selenium transferase has product MLRQIPSVDEVLRSSSLTATLQCEGRAATIDAVRTVLERLRHEISAAMMDDSGTQLAIEGIPAAVERELRQSLDHSLQKVINATGVILHTNLGRAPLSGTAVEHLSEIAAGYSNLEFDLSTGERGRRDEHVQRLFDRLFAEHRYPESQADDGTPAAIVVNNCAAAVLLALNTLAEGGEVIVSRGELVEIGGSFRVPDVMAKSGARLREVGTTNRTRLSDYEKVITENTRLLLRVHRSNFAMIGFTEQPASQELVVLGRSRGIPVMEDLGNGLLINLASAGIQGEYGLHESLGAGVDVVCVSGDKLLGGPQAGVIAGRKELIKRIRANPLFRALRVDKLTYAALEATLLAYVKQDYSAIPALRMIYTTAAEIRSRAESFLSRIRSMRGARAEIIEGASIIGGGTAPTTTLPTFLVAITSDRHSPEELLRRLRSQAPPVIARIDDDRLVLDLRTVFVEDEESLVTAFAATLDTSQPSSAV; this is encoded by the coding sequence TTGCTCCGACAAATTCCGTCGGTGGACGAGGTCCTGCGCTCGTCTAGCCTGACGGCGACATTGCAGTGCGAGGGCCGGGCCGCCACCATCGACGCGGTCCGGACAGTTCTCGAGCGCTTGCGTCATGAGATCAGCGCTGCAATGATGGACGACTCCGGAACACAACTCGCAATAGAAGGAATTCCGGCAGCCGTTGAACGCGAGTTACGGCAGTCGCTGGATCACTCCCTGCAGAAGGTCATCAACGCTACCGGGGTGATCCTCCATACAAACCTCGGGCGGGCGCCTCTTTCTGGGACGGCAGTCGAACATCTCTCGGAGATCGCGGCTGGCTATTCCAATCTGGAATTTGACCTAAGTACTGGTGAGCGTGGCCGACGCGACGAGCATGTGCAGCGCCTATTCGACCGCCTGTTTGCGGAACACCGTTATCCGGAGTCGCAGGCGGATGATGGGACGCCTGCAGCAATCGTCGTCAACAACTGCGCTGCCGCGGTGCTGCTGGCGCTCAACACGCTGGCCGAAGGCGGTGAGGTGATTGTCTCTCGCGGCGAGCTGGTCGAGATCGGCGGCTCGTTTCGTGTGCCTGACGTGATGGCGAAGTCGGGCGCTCGGCTTCGCGAAGTCGGAACTACGAACCGCACGCGCCTCTCAGACTACGAGAAGGTGATTACCGAAAACACGCGACTGCTGCTTCGCGTGCATCGCTCCAACTTCGCGATGATCGGGTTCACCGAACAGCCTGCGTCGCAGGAACTCGTAGTACTCGGCCGTAGCCGTGGCATCCCGGTAATGGAAGACCTCGGCAATGGTCTTCTCATAAACCTCGCGAGCGCGGGAATTCAAGGCGAATATGGACTGCACGAAAGCCTTGGCGCAGGCGTCGATGTTGTTTGCGTCAGCGGAGACAAACTTCTCGGAGGCCCGCAGGCCGGAGTAATCGCCGGACGCAAGGAACTGATCAAGCGTATTCGCGCGAATCCGTTGTTCCGTGCGTTGCGCGTGGACAAACTCACCTATGCCGCTCTCGAGGCAACACTGCTGGCCTATGTAAAACAGGATTATTCGGCGATTCCAGCCTTGCGCATGATCTACACGACAGCCGCGGAGATTCGCAGCCGCGCTGAGTCTTTTCTCTCTCGCATTCGATCGATGCGCGGAGCGCGCGCTGAGATCATTGAAGGCGCTTCCATCATTGGAGGAGGGACCGCTCCGACCACCACTCTTCCGACCTTCCTGGTTGCTATCACTTCTGACCGGCACAGCCCGGAGGAGTTGCTACGACGTCTGCGTTCGCAAGCGCCTCCCGTGATCGCGAGAATCGACGATGATCGCCTTGTACTCGACCTGCGAACCGTCTTTGTCGAGGATGAGGAAAGTTTAGTGACCGCGTTTGCAGCGACACTTGACACGTCACAACCATCCTCGGCTGTGTAG
- a CDS encoding ArsR family transcriptional regulator — translation MTLSRAMQALSNDRRVQILEWLKQPGNHFPPQVDGDLVTDGVCGLLIARKLRVSQPAVTEHLKILSQAGFLKSKRIKKWIFYKRDEQAIRQIKWAISRRI, via the coding sequence ATGACACTTTCGCGAGCAATGCAGGCACTGAGCAATGATCGCAGGGTGCAGATTCTGGAATGGCTGAAGCAGCCTGGAAACCACTTTCCCCCGCAAGTGGACGGAGATCTTGTGACGGATGGCGTCTGTGGTCTGCTGATCGCCCGCAAGTTGCGCGTAAGCCAGCCGGCCGTGACTGAGCATCTGAAGATCCTGTCTCAAGCCGGATTTCTCAAGAGCAAACGAATTAAGAAATGGATTTTTTATAAGCGCGATGAACAAGCCATTCGGCAGATCAAGTGGGCGATTTCTAGACGGATTTGA
- a CDS encoding LytTR family DNA-binding domain-containing protein: MAASTATAYVLPGNPVQETREYPKKIVIRSQNRIFLQTVSEIEHLTAAANYVQIHAAGQMFRIRSTINGIEQRLDPRKFGRVHRCTIVNFDCVKEFRPLQRGDYLLILNDGTQLKMSRRHRDQLEKLTCASAGHLVKYGSASDENTGLAPTNSVGGRGPALV; encoded by the coding sequence ATGGCTGCTTCAACTGCAACTGCGTATGTTCTTCCCGGAAACCCTGTACAGGAAACTCGGGAATACCCCAAGAAAATTGTCATCCGTTCTCAGAATCGAATCTTCCTTCAAACGGTAAGCGAGATCGAGCATCTGACTGCCGCTGCAAATTACGTACAGATCCACGCCGCTGGGCAGATGTTTCGCATTCGGTCAACGATCAATGGCATCGAGCAGCGCCTGGATCCGAGGAAATTTGGCCGGGTCCATCGCTGTACGATCGTGAACTTCGACTGCGTGAAGGAGTTCCGTCCACTGCAGCGCGGCGATTACCTACTCATCCTGAATGACGGTACTCAACTTAAGATGAGCCGTCGCCATCGGGATCAACTCGAGAAGCTCACTTGTGCCTCGGCTGGCCATCTGGTGAAATACGGGAGTGCCAGCGACGAAAATACAGGACTTGCTCCGACAAATTCCGTCGGTGGACGAGGTCCTGCGCTCGTCTAG
- a CDS encoding cupin domain-containing protein, whose protein sequence is MAAQTQFPYDTRLNVLYKPLELIDEKALSDAAPHKWYNQTLCQVNGSVVRVGVIEGEYHWHKHDSDDEFFYVVEGKLLIDLEDRVVELTPRQGFVVPKGVVHRTRAPQRTVILMFENAGIIPTGD, encoded by the coding sequence ATGGCTGCTCAAACACAGTTTCCCTACGATACTCGACTCAACGTTCTTTATAAGCCGCTGGAACTAATCGACGAAAAGGCGCTTTCCGATGCGGCTCCGCACAAGTGGTACAACCAGACGCTTTGCCAGGTGAACGGCTCTGTTGTGCGAGTCGGAGTCATTGAAGGCGAGTATCACTGGCACAAGCATGACAGCGACGACGAATTCTTCTATGTCGTCGAGGGCAAGCTGCTCATCGATCTTGAGGATCGAGTCGTCGAACTTACTCCGCGGCAGGGGTTCGTTGTGCCGAAAGGCGTCGTCCATCGGACAAGGGCGCCGCAACGTACAGTCATCCTGATGTTCGAGAACGCCGGAATTATTCCGACTGGAGATTAG
- the acpS gene encoding holo-ACP synthase, translating to MIIGTGVDICEVGRIAESISRFGDRFLERVFTDAEIRYCKAKRNSVERFAARFAAKEAAMKALGTGASRGVTWTSIEVTHAPGGRPILRLAGRTSEIAERLGVRRISLSLTHTESTAMAVVIFEDGN from the coding sequence ATGATTATCGGCACGGGAGTGGACATCTGTGAAGTGGGGCGCATAGCTGAGTCGATCTCGCGCTTTGGCGACCGTTTCCTGGAGCGCGTCTTTACCGACGCGGAGATTCGCTATTGCAAGGCGAAGCGGAATTCAGTCGAACGGTTTGCCGCCCGCTTCGCAGCAAAAGAAGCGGCCATGAAGGCGTTAGGGACTGGAGCTTCTCGCGGAGTTACGTGGACCAGCATCGAAGTGACGCACGCTCCCGGCGGACGACCGATTCTGCGTCTAGCAGGGAGAACATCTGAGATTGCCGAGAGACTCGGAGTGAGGCGTATCTCGCTTTCCCTAACTCATACGGAAAGCACAGCGATGGCAGTTGTGATTTTCGAGGATGGGAATTAG
- a CDS encoding carboxypeptidase-like regulatory domain-containing protein codes for MKRIILVMVVLATLVTAGVAQLAVLDAAMVADKNQDQGRNVTGQVTTKSETPLPDAVVYLKNTKTLTIKSFITEKDGGFRFHGLSPNIDYEIYADYQGQKSPTKTISSFDNRNNITLNIRIDAK; via the coding sequence ATGAAGCGCATCATTCTAGTGATGGTTGTGCTCGCGACGCTGGTAACTGCCGGCGTGGCGCAGTTAGCTGTCCTGGATGCGGCGATGGTTGCGGATAAGAATCAGGATCAGGGACGCAACGTAACCGGGCAGGTAACTACCAAGAGTGAGACCCCGCTCCCGGATGCTGTCGTGTATCTGAAGAACACGAAAACGCTGACGATTAAGAGCTTCATCACCGAAAAGGATGGAGGCTTTCGCTTCCACGGCCTTTCACCCAACATAGACTACGAGATCTACGCCGACTACCAAGGCCAGAAGAGCCCAACAAAGACGATCAGCTCGTTCGACAACCGCAATAACATCACTCTCAACATCCGCATCGACGCAAAGTAG
- a CDS encoding DUF488 domain-containing protein, with protein sequence MATIHTIGHSTRELSELIQALQAHEIKTLADIRSFPKSRRLPHFNRENLEQELPRQAINYVWLRELGGRRKRLLEDSPNVALRNESFRNYADYMLTPEFAAGIDTLLQISQKGAAAIMCAERVYFHCHRMLVSDYLTAHGHEVLHIDDDKPARPHKLMAEARMVNGRLLYIGDRLFA encoded by the coding sequence GTGGCTACAATCCACACCATCGGGCACTCGACGCGAGAATTGAGCGAACTGATCCAGGCGCTTCAGGCACACGAAATAAAAACCCTGGCTGACATCCGTTCCTTTCCCAAGTCGCGGCGGCTACCGCACTTCAATCGTGAGAATCTCGAACAAGAGTTGCCGAGGCAGGCGATCAACTATGTCTGGCTGCGAGAGCTCGGCGGCCGCCGCAAACGCCTGCTCGAAGACTCTCCCAACGTCGCTCTGCGCAACGAGTCATTTCGCAATTACGCTGATTACATGCTCACTCCGGAATTCGCCGCGGGCATTGATACGCTGCTGCAGATCTCCCAAAAAGGGGCTGCTGCAATCATGTGCGCCGAACGAGTTTACTTCCACTGTCACCGGATGCTGGTCTCGGATTATTTGACCGCACATGGGCACGAGGTATTGCACATCGATGATGACAAGCCGGCACGACCACACAAACTGATGGCCGAAGCGCGCATGGTCAACGGACGGCTCCTGTACATTGGAGATCGGCTCTTCGCATGA